The Peromyscus leucopus breed LL Stock chromosome 10, UCI_PerLeu_2.1, whole genome shotgun sequence genome segment tcgtatttgtgtgtgtgtgtgtgtgtgtgtgtgtgtgtgtgtgtgtgtgtgtgtaggtggagtgctgaggattgaactaaTGGCTTTAGTAtcctaggcaagttctctaccactgagctatgcccctAAATATGCAATACGTTCTTCCCCCAGGTGTCAAGATTGATCCCAGGGTCACGTGCATTCTAGGCAAACGTTCTACTCCGGGGCTACTCTCTGTCTCCACTACgctctttttctgtttgtctgttttttcgagacagggtttctctgtgtagttttggtgcctgtccttgatctcgctctgtagaccaggctggcctcgaactcacagagatccgcctggctctgcctcccgagtgctaggattaaaggcgtgtgccaccgctgcccagctctattatactcttttttttttttttggtttttcaaggcagggtttctcttgtgtagctttacgcctttcctggaactcacttggtagcccaggctggcctcgaactcacagagatctgcctggctctgcctcccgagtgctgggattaaaggcgtgcgccaccaccgcccagcttctatTATACTCTTAATTTGGAAAAAGTACACATTGAGATGGTGACATAGGCCATCTGCTGCCTTACAGTTGACCAATCACAAGCTTTAGTCTCTGGCTTTGACGGGAAAATGGACTACAGATTTGACATCTTTTAAATGTctgaataaaaatcaaaaataatttaagtcaCATTGGACTCCTACATTCCAGAAAGGAGTTACTACCTCCAGCcaccaaaattaaagaaaacttgaCTGTTACACAACTGTGAGACTGTGTGACCTGAGGCTGATAGGTGTTGCTCTTGCGGAGAACCCCAAATCTGATTCCAATtgcaactatttgtaactcctgttccaggggattcaatcaattccctcctctgacctctgtgggtaccagataTACATGTTGTacctgtgcatacacatgcaggcaaaacactcacacacataaataataataaatctaaaaagaaaatgtttttaatactGGACCTAATCTTCATGCACAGAGTACATTCATTCCCATAAGTGTTCATGTCGCTTCCACACACTGGGCTCAGGTTCCTGGGGCATGCTGGGTAGTCATAATGATCACAGTTTGGCTACAAAAGAGAAAAGTAGAGAAACAAGAGAATGACTTGAGACGCACCCAACAATATCCCAACTTTCCCTAAAGTTCATAGACATATCCTAAATAAACATGTTttcccctgcctcccccaccaaaaaattGAGTTTGGAATGTAAAAATCAGATGCAATGGTTCAAaatacaattacacacacacatacacacacacacaaaaaaaaaaaaaagaccccagagccaggcatggttcaAACCATGTTCATGGTTCAATTCCAGTACTTCAGAAGCTGAGGTAAGAGGATTGCccccagtttgaggccagcctgggatacgtagcaagttctaggctagcctgggaagCACaactagaccctgtctcaaaacaaaacaaataaaccagagcCCAGCATGGTACCATTTGAACCaagcccagcatttggaaggcagaagcatgaggatcagGTGTTCACCATGGCACCCTTTACAACcagatgaggccagcctgggctatatcagGCCTTATCTTGTAAAAACATCTCGATACTCTAAAACACAGTGAGAATTTGGACATTTAGTAAGCCTCTTCTTGATACCCCAACCCCCACCATTTCTTACCTAATTCAGTGATAGTTTGGAGAGGGGaggtattatttattttgagacagggtttcactattgGCCTGGAACatactatgtaaaccaggctggcctcacagattTACCTGCCACtgccctcctaagtgctggaactaaaagaATTCACACCATACCTAGAAGCTAGaggtttcttgttgttgttgctgtttttaaagcAATGTCTTGAGCAAGCCTTTCTAAAGTATTTGATACTGCTCTCGCACAAATAGCTTTACTTCATTACTCATGTTTCCATGAGACCCTTGAGTGTTACGaagactgtaactccagctggggACCCGCAGTGATGAGGACTGAACCAGAGCTGCATGCACACTCGGCAAGTACTCAGCCTCTGAGTTATACCCCTTGTCtaaattagggtttctattgctgtgcagagacaccatgacgacggcaactcttagaaaggaaaacatttcattggggtggctcacttacagttcagaggttccgtccattatcaccatggtgggacatggcggtgtgacatggtgctggagaaggaggtgagagTCCTGCATCATGCAGGCCACagaaagtggtctgtctcactgggcatggcttgagcatatgagacctcaaagaccgcctccaacaagaccacacctactccaacaagaccacacctcctccaacaagaccacacctcctccaacaaggccacacctcctccaacaaggccacacctcctccaacaaggccacacctcctccaacaaggccacacctactccaacaaggccacacctactccaacaaggccacacctactccaacaaggccacacctactccaacaaggccacacctcctaatagtgccactcctttggggggcctttttttttttcaaattaccaTATCCCTATAGGAAACACACTCTTAATTGAGAAGCATGACACCCTAGCATTCACCAGGTCCTGAGTCTGAGCCTCAACAACCTCACCCACACCCCAAGAGTCTAGAACTAAGCCtggtgtggtgctgcacacctgggGTCCCGGCACCCTGTCTCCAGCccgacaaaacaaagcaaaatctgTCAGCTGATGGGACATTCGAAGGTTCTGTGCCGTGCTGGAGAACAGTCTCAGCCAGCCACGGCATAGTGTGAGACACAGATGGGATCATTTATCTGCAAGGTGTTTAGGCAGACAGCGGTTATAAACATTTTCCATCAGCTATCCTAAGGCAATggtcctcccccttctctcagAGACTGCTGCCTCCAAAGCCAGCCCAGGAAGCCCCAAGGGGCCAGGTCTCAATTAAGAATTGTCAGCTTCCCTAACTTAGGTCCTAGATTCCAGATGAGGGCCAACCAAGTGCAATCGTGTGTGCACCCATACCTGAAGTTTCCCTTGCTGACAGCCTGCACCAGGCCACACCTGAAGACTCCTGCTCCACGCTGACACTTTCCCATGCCTCTGCCAGCCAGTGAGTCTCTACCCAAATGAAAATGATGGTGGCAGACCCCTTGATAACAGCAGTTCTCAATAAACTGTCTCGTTTGGCTTTCATTTCTGCCCACAGAATTTAATAGGAGAAAATATGTGAAGTGTGGAGCCTTCAAAGATTGAGCTATTCTCAACTGAACTGCACACTTTTAGCCGACACGGTGGCTTATATCTGCAATCCTAGtaccaggagactgaggcagggggataatTGAGAAAAATAGATACTCATTTATCTGTGTCAAGGAAACTGGCATGAAATACTGGCTTACAAAACACTTCACGGTTTCTTACATTGTGAGTTTGGCCTGAAAATGGCTCCACGCTTTGCTGTACGAGAAGAAACAGTCCCCGAAGTTGATACTTACTGTTCTGAGTTCTGATGGCTGAACTATGTGGGAGTTGGAAGAGTCGAAAGAGTCGAAGGAGACTGCAAAGAGAGAACACTGGCATTGTATATATGACGAAGGTAGATTGTTCACAGGGGAGCCTTAAATCCCAGTTTGTAGGATGGAGCACAGCGGAGGAAGACGCCCTAAGCcaacctctggcccccacatgagAATGTTCAGAcaagcacacctgcacacaagtaaaacacatggggggggggaagagaggggagttgtccaggctggggagatagctcagtgaatGAAGGGCTTGCTGTGAACTGAGCTCTGATCCTCAGCATCCAGGGCTGGCTGTGATGCCTTTGGTCTGCAAGCGCCAGCACGGGCAGGAGACTCAGACAGGTGGATACCAAGTATTaccggccagccagtctagcagaaatgGCAAGCGCCAGGGTCAtcagagaccctgtgtcaaaagcaAGGTGGAGAGCCATACAAGACAACCAGCGTTGACCTCTAGGCTCTAGATGCCcacaacacatgcacaccaacacacactcatgcacgaacacttaaaacacaaaagaacaaaaccaaaaggtTTGAGTTTTACCCACACGTGACTTTCTTTCTGATGTGATTCTCCgtgcctttttaaaaagagtttccAGTAGTTCTTCctgaaacttttttgtttgtttttagagacagggcttctctgtgtaacagccctggctgtcctggaatgtgctcggtagcccaggctggcctggaaatcagagatccacctgcctctgcctcccgagtgctgagattaaaggcgtgcgccaccaccgcccggatggATTTAATTTGTGAGCTCacaaagcccaggctggtcttgaactggctATGTTGCCGGGGTTGGCCTTAAAagcatgatcctcctgcctgtgcttcctaagtgctgggattacagacataagcCCAAGTATGCCAAACTCAATAAACACAAAACTTAGCCTAGGTATTAGGATTTCAACTCTGCTTTCCCATAGACGTCAAGTCCGTCCGCAGGAAGGTCTCGTGGGCTTTCCCACGTCTAGCACACCTCCTGTCAGGCTCAACGGGGCCGTGGATACAAATCCAACCGCCTCTCTGGAGTCCAGAAAAAAATCTGCTTACGAGAGGAAGAGCAGATGGCTGGGTGATATCTAGGAGCTGGGATCGAAGCCCCAACTGGAGCATCCAAGGGTGCCGGCCCGCATTCAGCTTTCATTCCCTCCGCTGCCCACCCGGGCCGGCAGAACCGCCAGTAACGGCACGAATCCGCAGCTCAAGCGCGGCCGGCCAGGGCTCTCGTATCTGAGCCGGTTCCCCTTCACCGCTCCCAGACACCAGATCCATGTGAGCATCACCTGCGACGTCCCCGGCCAGGAGCCACAGCACCAACTGCAGCATCACCAGAGCCATCCTCCCGGCTCTGCTGGAAGGCTCCGGAGCAGCAGCGGTCAATGGGTTACCCGCGGGCACCACGCGGGGTGCGAAGGGGAGGGGCGGAGGGCGGGCTGGCGGCTAGGTAGACCAGGAGGAGAAGcgggagagaaggagggacaggaggaggaagaggggatgaagggaaagagggaggtttggggagggatggggggaggcACAGCACCTATCCACACCCGCAAACCTTCCAGATTTCTAAGCAACAAAGCTCTCCACAAAGTCCCCAACAAAGCGAACCGCGTCCCCAACCCTCCACCAACCGATACACAACCCCGTCACTTCTTCAGTGCCAAACACCCCACCGCGCCCTCACAGCCCACACACAACCCCACACCTGAACTCTCCAGAAACCCCTCCACATCCCCACAGCATCCCTCCGCACCTCCACCCCTGAACACTTCACACACGCACATACTCACAACCTAACCCCTCTCAGTTCCATACATCTTCACCTCCCCTCAAGTGCCCCAACCACCCTATCCCAACCCCAGCCCCAACCGTAAACTGACCCCTCCTCAAAAGCCACAAGTGCCTCTGCCATGCAATCCATTATTCTTCCACATACCCCAATTACATCCCCACCACCCCTCTAACCATAAAAACCCCACTCATCCACACACCCCGccatcctcccacctcccccacacaGCCTTTCAACACTCCAAATACCCCACATCTCACATACCCCACACCCTGCACACCCAGTTACCACACAACCCCTTATCCCTCCACCACATACCTAAATCACCCCACCCTTGCAAGCTACCAAATATTCCAGTCCTCtacaccacccaccacccctccacttctgcacacacacacacacacacacacacacacacacacacacacacacacaccacaccacccctcCACATACCCATGCACACCTCTACCACCCTTCCAACCATCCCACACCTCTACAAATCCCACATACATCCCTATCACCCAACCTCCCACCCCTtgacagacacaccacacatccCTATCATCCCTCCAACTTTCCAcatctcaccccccaccccccacgaaCCATCTGATGACTCCACTCGCCCAACACCCCCCTACCTCTCGTATACAGCCCACCCCCTTTGCCCCTCTACATACTCCCAAACACATCTCCCTCACCCTTCCTCACAACTCCACATCATGCAGCCCCTCCAGCCCTCCAAActccacacagacaccacacaacCCTCACCCCTTACCCTGACCCTTCGCATCCCTACAATCCTAAAACTCCCTGCCCCTccactacatacacatacacacccaaaaACCCTCACCTCAATGCCTCTCCACACGCCTTCACAAACCCTCAAATACCTAACACTCCATCCCCAAAACGTCATGCTGCACACCCCATCACCACACTCTACCACATATCTCACATACCCCTACACAATGGCCTTGCTTATTACTCTTACTTCTTTATCTCCACAGTTCAGATTGTACCCCATGTGAACTCAATAAATGTTTTTGCTAAGGGGTTTAACCTTCAACAGGACTCAGGGATAGAGGGGGAAACTGAGTGCTTGTGAGGTGTTCTGTGTTGTGTGAGTTGTTCAAAGAAGGAGAGTCACCCCAGAATGTAATTTTAGGCTCTCTGGCATCAGGGAGGAAGAGCTTCTGTGAACTGAACCTTGAACCTCCATTCAGaagcatatttattgattgttcaCAAAGGTTGTGTTTGAGGCACAAGTTCCTCACACCAAAGCCCATTTGATCTGTGTTCTCTGAAGGAAATCCTCACAGCCTCACAACTCCTGTCTTTATTGTACCCAGTCATTCAAGATGCTCCTGGATAACCCTGTGACTAAAATCATGCAACAGACGGAAAATCTCCCCATAAAAACAACTCTACAAATCATAGAAAACAATCCCTGCGGCTCAAATGGTAGGGTGTGGTGACTTATACCAGCGGTGGTTGATCTTGGGAGGTAGAATTCAGACTCTGGAGCTCACAGCCTccagctttcctccctccacacccATAAGTAatgttataatattatattagtaAATAATGTTATAATATTAAGGCACTGATTGAAATCTCATTTTAACTTCACCGTGATATCAAGTGAGCAATTATTTCTGGGTAAGGAAGATTTGTCTCCTAATCGTATCACTTTGGCCATTGCATTGTTATAGAACAGGGCATTTCTAGTCTGTGGTGCCACCTATTACTCTTACTTTTGTATCCAAGATTAGCCCTGTGCCTACACAGCTGAGCTCATGACCTGAATAAATAAACCCTTGACACATCAGATCAATATCTCAGCAAAGAAATAAActgtgggctggaaagatggctcacccATTAAGacatcttgcagaggacccaagttgggtgcagttcccagcacccacatcaagcaattcataaccacttgtaactccagctccagaggacccaatgacttcttctgccctccaaggATTCACACAAGTGTTTGCACATtggcatagacacacacatacataaataatgaaataaatcttattttaaaatggaagacaCCAAACGAAAAGAGGAAGGATCCAGGAGCCTGTCATCCCAACCCCAGGGGGAAAAACAAAGCAGATTGCCAGGGAACAAAGAAAATGGTAGGGGCCagatgatggtggtgcacacctttaatcccagcacttgggaggcagagccaggtggatctctgtgagttcgaggccagcctggtctacagaacgagatctaggacaagcaccaaaactacacagagaaaccctgtctcgaaaaaccaaaaaaaaaaaaaaaaaaaaaaaaaaaaagaaagaaagaagaaatggtagGACTAACACCAGCCAGAATCAACTGGGAGAGCCTAGAGAGatgggtgtcagaggacaacagaGTGCAGAATAACTTGTCTAACACTGAAATGAGCTACACTAAAGGGTTAAGCTTGGGAACAGATTAAGAACATACATAGAGAAAACTATGATAAGGCATCCTAGACCCCAGAGAAAGCAAAGTTGTTCACTAACGGAGATCGCTGCCCTAACCAAAACGGTGGTTAACTGTTTGGGggtaatagaagaaaaacaagtgtGCACATGGCTAAGGAGAAGTGCAGGGGCCAAAGAAAGTTATATGTTTTATAGTGAAAAGGAAACTGGAAGAATTTAAAAGAGACCAATTACAACCTATTACGTAGAGGTGCACAGGTGGATGCTTACTCTGGGAAAGTACAGTTTGGTCTCTTATGGAAATTGGAAAATGAGgtaggaagacagacagatgagCAGGGACCACTTCTGTGGTTCACAACACGCTTACCCTATAGCTAGGTTTACTGTTGCTggaatgaaacaccatgaccaaaaggcaagttggagaagaaaggatttatctggcttacactttcatgtCACTGTTCatctttgaaggaagtcaagacaggaactcaagcagggcaggaacctggagacaggagctgatgcagaggccatggaggggtgctgcttattggcttgcccaccctggcttgctcagcctactttcttatagaacccaagactgccagtctagggatggcaccacccacagtgggctgggctgggccctcccccttcattcactaattaagaaaatgccctacagctgaatcttatggaggcattttctcagttgacgtTCCCTCCTTTCatataactctagtttgtgtcaagttggcacaaaactatccagcacacccTGTATCATATATGCCCTCTTAAATTCTTGTGTTTGTGCCAagatcttgctgtatagcccaggatACCTTTTAATTTGGGatctcctttaaattcttttgttGGAACTAAGagtggtaactcatgcctttaattccaacacttgaaaAACTGAGGAAAGAGAATTGATGCCAGCCTGGAGAACATAATAAATTCCagtctagcctggcctacagaatgagacattgtcttttttttatttgcaaatttttttataatgaatttctttaaagaatagtTTATCATTGAGTATGGTGAGACACATTATGCCCAGGTCTAGGGGACCCCCAAaggaccaccatggagaccaaatcctgtatgtaaaagcaaagagcctttatttcaagctcaagCTTGGACTCTATCTGTCCAACACATTGGTGAAAGCAGAGAGCTCCCAGGCCAGATggggtagggtttttatcatagtagaGGTTGAAGGTGggaggatttccagggttcagaaccctgattggctgacattagTCTAAGGGTGTCTTGGTAAAAgggaaataggtgtgtgctaggctcCGGG includes the following:
- the Spink2 gene encoding serine protease inhibitor Kazal-type 2 isoform X1, whose product is MKAECGPAPLDAPVGASIPAPRYHPAICSSSLSFDSFDSSNSHIVQPSELRTPNCDHYDYPACPRNLSPVCGSDMNTYGNECTLCMKIREDGNPLKIIKDSPC
- the Spink2 gene encoding serine protease inhibitor Kazal-type 2 isoform X2; translated protein: MALVMLQLVLWLLAGDVAVSFDSFDSSNSHIVQPSELRTPNCDHYDYPACPRNLSPVCGSDMNTYGNECTLCMKIREDGNPLKIIKDSPC